One region of Miscanthus floridulus cultivar M001 chromosome 19, ASM1932011v1, whole genome shotgun sequence genomic DNA includes:
- the LOC136526888 gene encoding EIN3-binding F-box protein 1-like, with protein sequence MSPFQGYRGDGVLAGVRSRKRVFATAAAEPVTAVPKRQKRRDEPSLDALPDECLFEVLRRVQGARARCASACVSRRWLALLAGIRASEAVLPPAAPAVPDLNQEYLSEDDEADLMDLDGDARERTLEGKEATDARLTAAAVAGRLAAVSVRGSHPARGVTDAGVSALARGCPELRSLTLWDVPQVTDAGLAEIAAECHSLERLDIAGCPMITDKGLIAVAQGCPELKSLTIEACSGVANEGLKAIGRCCAKLQAVSIKNCAHVDDQGVSGLVCSATASLAKVRLQGLNITDASLAVIGYYGKSIEDLTLARLPAVGERGFWVMANALGLQKLRSMTVVSCPGLTDLALASVAKFSPSLKLVNLKKCSKVSDGCLKEFAESSKVLENLQIEECSKVTLMGILAFLLNCSPKFKVLSLSKCIGIKDICSAPAQLPVCKSLRSLTIKDCPGFTDASLAVVGMICPQLENVNLSGLGAVTDNGFLPLMKSSESGLVNVDLNGCENLTDAAVSALVKAHGASLAQLSLEGCSKVTDASLFAISESCSQLAELDLSNCMVSDYGVAVLAAAKQLKLRILSLSGCMKVTQKSVPFLGSMSSSLEGLNLQFNFIGNHNIASLEKQLWRCDILA encoded by the exons ATGTCTCCGTTCCAGGGATACAGAG GCGATGGGGTTCTCGCCGGCGTCCGGTCGCGGAAGCGCGTGTTCGCGACGGCGGCCGCTGAGCCCGTGACGGCGGTGCCCAAGAGACAGAAGCGCAGGGATGAGCCGTCCCTGGACGCGCTGCCGGACGAGTGCCTCTTCGAGGTCCTGCGCCGCGTGCAGGGCGCCCGCGCGCGCTGCGCGTCGGCTTGCGTCTCCCGCCGCTGGCTAGCGCTCCTCGCCGGCATCCGCGCCTCCGAGGCCGTGCTGCCCCCGGCCGCCCCCGCCGTGCCGGACCTCAACCAGGAGTACCTCAGCGAGGACGACGAAGCCGATCTGATGGACCTCGACGGCGACGCCCGCGAGAGGACCCTCGAGGGCAAGGAGGCCACGGACGCACGCCTCACGGCGGCGGCCGTCGCCGGCCGTCTGGCTGCCGTCTCCGTCCGCGGGAGCCACCCGGCGCGTGGCGTCACCGACGCCGGCGTCTCCGCTCTCGCCCGCGGCTGCCCAGAGCTCCGCTCCCTTACCCTGTGGGATGTTCCGCAGGTGACGGATGCCGGGCTTGCCGAGATCGCCGCCGAGTGCCACTCGCTGGAGCGGCTTGACATCGCTGGCTGCCCTATGATCACGGACAAGGGCCTCATCGCGGTCGCTCAGGGTTGCCCGGAACTGAAGTCGCTCACCATCGAGGCATGCTCTGGTGTGGCTAACGAGGGTCTCAAGGCAATTGGCCGCTGCTGCGCCAAGCTACAGGCAGTTAGCATCAAGAATTGCGCACATGTCGATGACCAGGGTGTGTCTGGCCTCGTCTGCTCTGCGACCGCCTCGTTGGCAAAGGTCCGGCTTCAGGGTTTGAACATTACTGATGCTTCTCTTGCCGTGATTGGGTACTATGGGAAGTCAATCGAAGACCTGACCCTCGCTCGCCTCCCTGCTGTTGGTGAGAGGGGATTTTGGGTGATGGCCAATGCCCTGGGCCTGCAGAAGCTCAGGTCTATGACTGTCGTCTCCTGCCCGGGACTCACGGATCTTGCTCTTGCATCTGTCGCCAAGTTCAGCCCAAGTTTGAAGCTTGTTAACCTCAAGAAGTGCAGCAAGGTCTCAGATGGATGTCTCAAGGAATTTGCAGAATCATCTAAGGTCCTGGAGAATTTGCAGATCGAGGAATGCAGCAAGGTTACTCTTATGGGCATTCTTGCTTTCCTCCTCAACTGCAGCCCAAAGTTTAAGGTTCTCTCTTTGTCCAAGTGCATCGGTATCAAGGACATCTGCTCCGCACCTGCGCAGCTTCCAGTATGCAAATCGCTTCGTTCCCTCACCATCAAGGATTGCCCAGGCTTCACAGATGCCAGCTTGGCTGTGGTGGGCATGATCTGCCCTCAGTTGGAGAATGTCAATTTGAGTGGTCTTGGTGCAGTTACCGACAATGGCTTCCTTCCATTGATGAAGAGTTCGGAGAGTGGCCTGGTCAATGTTGATCTGAATGGCTGCGAGAATCTCACGGATGCGGCTGTTTCCGCCTTGGTGAAGGCTCATGGTGCTTCTCTTGCACAGCTTAGCCTTGAGGGATGCAGCAAGGTTACTGATGCAAGCCTGTTTGCCATCTCTGAGAGCTGCAGCCAGCTTGCTGAGCTTGATCTTTCAAATTGCATGGTCAGTGACTATGGTGTTGCGGTCTTGGCAGCGGCAAAGCAGCTCAAGCTGCGTATCCTCTCACTGTCTGGCTGTATGAAGGTCACCCAGAAGAGTGTTCCTTTCTTAGGCAGCATGTCTTCATCCTTGGAGGGACTCAATCTCCAGTTCAACTTCATCGGCAACCACAACATCGCTTCCTTGGAGAAGCAGCTCTGGCGGTGCGACATCCTTGCTTAA